One Acinetobacter colistiniresistens DNA segment encodes these proteins:
- a CDS encoding phage/plasmid primase, P4 family: MTDRISVLRHSTIQLAKAWQNDGNISAYQDAKYFSLVEKPVSNIQDLSKILAELEHDSCACIIRGVYKGDEQAQKIDPEFKQGKVRRQKRLFEDKPHHWVLIEIDDFEPMLADPVREPVEAINEYIATCLPACFHEVSYHWQLSNSAGHLKHIGKLKAHVWFWLETVYTSDQLKTWAEQKNIALDKSVLNTVQIHYTAAPVFEAGVSDPVPMRSGYFQGLIGDEVDLKIVLDLGSARISSTIETEHDFDDPFAGIEPKVGLTLTDAQSLIKFIDSSDYETWLKTGMALHHEFDGSNEALAVWDEWSQFSSKYAGYDVCQDKWSTLGSGGQNPITARWLIKFGKEATKSAENQEKHQAMEEIKSVILECKDSVVLINDIAKKAGLVAAGDIAMRTELTGLIRAQFKQITNTSLPLPDARMAMNSAIPSKAKSVDGRHEMTELGNVGRMIDRYGDDLMFIPQTETWFSWNGAYWQPITAVEIIQYATATINALPNELKDIQSDDDRAKHRKFYIDSQKIKMVDAMVKWSRSDKRLLRHINSLDANMNLLGCANGVVDLTTGELLDADREYMISYSTGIEYSLSAKCPIFEQTVLDAFFGDVEMAAFFQRVIGYIALGQPKESIILIPYGSGNNGKSTIFKSIALALGDYAKAANADTFLGDSRSNSGGAREDILRLRGSRFVYSTEPDEGKELKEGLIKAMTGGESLPARGLYARHTVEVQPTWTVVMPTNHKPIIKGDDYGIWRRIMLVPFTRNYDDDPTIKKDVNRPAKLLRELPGILRWIIAGALAYLQDGINPPKGVVLAKEEYRDEMDLISEWLNGYCVLSLNHETTTEDLFQSWKGYAERNGCLRLIPSKNHLSRRLDSRFKKRNVGERKLKGFVGIGLKSDFEEVRDV; the protein is encoded by the coding sequence ATGACTGACCGCATTTCTGTGCTTAGGCATTCAACTATCCAGTTAGCCAAGGCTTGGCAGAATGATGGCAATATTTCTGCTTATCAGGATGCCAAGTATTTTTCCTTGGTGGAAAAGCCTGTATCTAATATTCAGGATTTATCCAAAATATTAGCTGAGCTTGAACATGATAGCTGTGCGTGCATCATCCGCGGCGTATATAAAGGCGATGAACAGGCCCAGAAGATAGATCCAGAGTTTAAACAGGGCAAAGTTCGTCGTCAGAAAAGATTATTTGAAGATAAACCGCATCACTGGGTCTTGATTGAAATTGATGATTTCGAACCGATGCTTGCCGATCCTGTAAGAGAACCGGTTGAGGCCATTAATGAATACATCGCAACTTGTTTACCCGCATGTTTTCATGAGGTCTCATATCATTGGCAATTATCCAATAGCGCAGGGCATCTTAAGCATATTGGAAAATTAAAGGCTCATGTTTGGTTTTGGTTGGAAACTGTCTATACGAGTGATCAATTGAAAACATGGGCAGAACAAAAAAATATTGCCCTAGATAAATCGGTATTGAATACAGTTCAGATTCATTACACAGCTGCGCCGGTCTTTGAGGCAGGGGTATCTGATCCTGTGCCTATGCGTAGTGGATATTTTCAAGGATTAATTGGTGATGAGGTAGATTTAAAAATCGTGCTTGATCTCGGGTCAGCAAGAATATCAAGCACGATTGAAACAGAACATGACTTTGATGATCCATTCGCAGGAATAGAGCCTAAGGTCGGTTTAACTTTAACCGATGCACAATCTTTGATCAAGTTTATTGATAGCAGCGATTATGAAACATGGCTAAAAACTGGTATGGCGCTACACCATGAATTTGATGGTAGTAATGAGGCTTTGGCAGTTTGGGATGAATGGAGCCAATTCTCAAGTAAATATGCTGGATATGATGTGTGTCAAGATAAATGGTCAACATTGGGGAGTGGGGGCCAAAATCCTATTACTGCTCGATGGTTGATTAAGTTTGGTAAAGAGGCAACGAAGAGCGCTGAGAATCAAGAAAAGCATCAGGCAATGGAAGAGATCAAGAGTGTCATCCTTGAGTGTAAAGATAGTGTTGTCCTGATCAATGATATTGCTAAAAAAGCTGGTCTCGTTGCTGCTGGCGATATTGCCATGCGTACGGAATTGACGGGCTTAATCCGTGCCCAGTTTAAGCAAATTACTAATACTTCATTACCGTTGCCCGATGCACGTATGGCAATGAATAGTGCCATTCCATCCAAGGCAAAGAGTGTGGACGGTCGCCATGAGATGACGGAACTTGGCAATGTTGGTCGTATGATTGATCGCTACGGGGATGACCTTATGTTCATTCCTCAAACAGAGACTTGGTTCTCATGGAATGGTGCGTACTGGCAGCCAATCACGGCAGTTGAAATTATCCAGTATGCAACGGCAACGATCAATGCATTGCCTAATGAGTTAAAAGATATTCAGAGCGATGATGATCGTGCAAAGCATAGAAAATTCTACATCGATAGCCAAAAAATAAAGATGGTAGATGCCATGGTGAAATGGTCCAGAAGTGACAAACGCCTGCTCCGCCATATCAATTCGCTTGATGCCAATATGAACCTATTGGGTTGTGCTAATGGTGTTGTGGACTTGACTACAGGCGAACTACTCGATGCGGATCGGGAATATATGATTTCCTACAGTACAGGCATTGAATATAGCCTAAGCGCGAAATGTCCTATATTTGAGCAAACAGTTTTAGATGCATTTTTTGGCGATGTTGAAATGGCTGCGTTCTTTCAACGGGTGATAGGCTACATTGCATTAGGTCAACCAAAAGAAAGCATCATTCTTATTCCTTATGGTAGTGGTAACAACGGTAAATCTACCATTTTTAAAAGTATTGCGCTGGCTTTGGGAGATTATGCCAAGGCGGCCAATGCTGATACTTTTCTTGGAGATAGCCGAAGTAATAGTGGTGGTGCGCGTGAAGACATTCTACGTTTACGCGGGTCCCGCTTTGTTTACTCTACTGAACCAGATGAGGGCAAGGAGCTTAAAGAGGGATTGATCAAAGCTATGACAGGTGGAGAATCGCTACCTGCACGGGGGTTGTATGCCCGCCATACCGTTGAAGTGCAGCCGACTTGGACGGTGGTTATGCCGACGAACCATAAGCCTATTATTAAAGGTGATGATTATGGTATCTGGCGTCGTATTATGCTGGTTCCTTTTACCCGTAACTACGATGATGACCCGACAATTAAAAAGGATGTAAATCGTCCTGCAAAACTTCTAAGGGAGTTGCCTGGTATTCTCCGCTGGATTATTGCAGGTGCTTTGGCCTATTTACAGGATGGTATAAACCCACCTAAAGGCGTGGTTCTGGCTAAAGAGGAATATCGCGATGAGATGGACTTAATCAGCGAGTGGTTAAATGGTTACTGTGTCCTTTCACTTAATCATGAAACCACGACAGAGGATCTGTTTCAAAGCTGGAAAGGGTATGCGGAAAGAAATGGTTGCTTGAGATTAATCCCATCTAAAAATCATCTTTCAAGACGTTTGGATTCGAGATTCAAGAAAAGAAATGTTGGAGAGCGGAAATTAAAGGGTTTTGTAGGGATAGGTCTAAAAAGCGATTTTGAGGAGGTTCGTGATGTTTAG
- a CDS encoding terminase small subunit, with protein MALSKRQNLFALEYIIDLNATQAAIRAGYSEKTAYSHGQRLLKNVEIERLIEDAQQERIKRLKVDADYVLHRLVEIDQMDVLDIMNNDLSLKPISEWPKIWRQYVSSIDSFEEFDGRGEDKTFIGFLRKIKWPDKVRNLELLGKHITIGAFKDKVELGNDPDNPLTDIKSAAVKLSALAKLKKAKEKMS; from the coding sequence ATGGCACTAAGTAAAAGACAAAATTTATTTGCACTTGAATACATAATTGATCTAAACGCAACGCAAGCCGCGATTCGCGCTGGGTACTCAGAGAAAACAGCATATTCACATGGTCAAAGGCTGTTGAAAAATGTTGAGATTGAAAGACTGATTGAAGACGCTCAGCAGGAACGAATTAAGAGACTTAAGGTGGATGCAGATTATGTATTACATCGGCTTGTTGAAATTGATCAAATGGATGTGCTCGATATTATGAACAACGATCTTTCATTAAAACCTATCAGTGAGTGGCCTAAGATATGGAGACAATACGTATCTAGTATCGATAGCTTTGAAGAGTTTGATGGCCGTGGGGAAGATAAAACATTCATCGGCTTCTTACGTAAGATTAAGTGGCCAGATAAAGTTAGAAACTTAGAGCTATTGGGTAAACATATCACGATTGGTGCATTCAAAGATAAAGTTGAATTGGGGAATGATCCAGATAATCCTTTAACAGATATTAAATCTGCTGCCGTGAAATTATCTGCTTTAGCTAAGTTAAAAAAAGCAAAGGAGAAAATGAGTTAA
- a CDS encoding IS3 family transposase (programmed frameshift), producing the protein MKKPNYTPEIRERAVQLLIESEKDYPSNWAAVSAIAPKIGCTPETLRVWYQKYLDQQNPAKVQQVSDQEKMKQMEREIKELKRANEILRKAAGFFRPGGARPPTQIMVDFIHNNKALYGVEAICRILPIAASTYYRALDFVDNPEHRAKRALHDLHHAEQIKRIWKESSGRYGVRKVWQKLKREGYVIARCTVARLMQKLGIQGVWRGKNKQTTRSRDDQKRADDLVKRNFSADRPDQLWVSDFTYIQTHSGWVYTAFIIDVFSRAIVGWKVSTRMNTDMVLDALEQALHDRGMPKNVIHHSDRGVQYLSIRYTNRLDAANLRASVGTTGDSYDNALAETVNGLYKTEVIEYLKADWQGLADVQLATLNWVDWFNKKRVHSALGYVSPFEFEAMYYDKINPLGQVA; encoded by the exons ATGAAAAAACCAAACTATACCCCCGAAATTAGAGAAAGAGCGGTTCAATTACTAATTGAATCTGAAAAAGATTATCCATCGAATTGGGCAGCAGTTTCCGCAATTGCTCCTAAAATTGGCTGTACTCCTGAAACACTTCGTGTTTGGTATCAAAAATACTTAGATCAACAAAATCCCGCCAAAGTACAACAGGTATCTGACCAAGAAAAAATGAAGCAAATGGAACGTGAAATTAAAGAATTAAAACGTGCCAATGAAATTCTACGTAAAGCAGCCG GCTTTTTTCGCCCAGGCGGAGCTCGACCGCCCACACAAATAATGGTGGATTTTATCCATAACAATAAGGCGTTATATGGTGTTGAAGCGATTTGTAGAATTTTACCGATTGCAGCTTCGACCTATTATCGGGCTTTAGATTTCGTTGATAACCCAGAACATCGAGCGAAACGTGCTCTGCATGATTTACATCATGCAGAGCAAATCAAACGTATTTGGAAAGAAAGTTCAGGTCGATATGGTGTACGTAAAGTTTGGCAAAAATTGAAACGTGAGGGTTATGTTATTGCACGTTGTACAGTTGCTCGATTGATGCAAAAGCTAGGTATACAAGGTGTTTGGCGTGGTAAGAATAAACAAACCACCCGTAGCCGAGATGATCAAAAACGAGCAGATGATTTAGTGAAACGGAATTTTAGTGCTGATCGACCTGACCAATTATGGGTCAGTGACTTTACGTATATTCAAACACATTCAGGCTGGGTCTATACCGCCTTTATTATTGATGTGTTCTCACGAGCAATTGTTGGATGGAAAGTATCTACACGGATGAATACAGATATGGTGCTCGATGCATTGGAGCAAGCATTGCACGATCGAGGCATGCCAAAGAATGTGATTCATCATTCCGATAGAGGTGTTCAATATCTTTCTATTCGCTATACCAATCGTTTAGATGCTGCAAATTTACGAGCATCAGTCGGTACGACAGGTGATTCATACGATAATGCTCTGGCTGAAACGGTGAATGGCTTATACAAAACAGAGGTGATTGAATATTTAAAAGCAGATTGGCAAGGTTTAGCAGATGTACAACTTGCGACACTAAACTGGGTAGATTGGTTCAATAAAAAGCGTGTACACAGTGCACTGGGTTATGTATCGCCTTTTGAGTTTGAAGCAATGTACTATGATAAGATTAACCCGTTAGGTCAGGTGGCCTAA
- a CDS encoding DUF4209 domain-containing protein has translation MHQKAEEILVLIKSYSTKIIGDLTMSETSYQITNEQLKLMIDENTEGDFEPTLLRLILKNVISKRFVLDERAKLISQFPLTAIFGSTIVDTSGRPTAKIENDDEEGIAFTEMKKIIILGSGLFDLFLKELLRKNNKSSQDVVDYIHKSPLFIPENKEILFKGIDAYLKEDHITSVHLLVPQIESAFRNAVEYSGGNVLRENRFDGFNYQTLDGLINNDNIKELFHDDSETIFYFRSVLSEPRGLNIRNDVCHGILRADDINFSHSLLVVHVILLLAQIKY, from the coding sequence ATGCATCAAAAGGCTGAAGAAATATTAGTCTTAATAAAAAGTTACTCAACTAAAATTATTGGTGATTTAACAATGTCTGAAACAAGTTATCAAATCACAAATGAACAGTTGAAATTAATGATTGATGAAAATACGGAAGGAGATTTCGAACCTACGCTTTTAAGGCTTATTCTTAAAAATGTTATATCTAAAAGATTTGTTTTAGATGAAAGAGCAAAGCTTATAAGTCAGTTTCCATTAACGGCAATTTTTGGATCTACAATAGTTGATACTAGTGGCAGACCAACAGCAAAAATTGAAAATGATGATGAAGAAGGAATTGCTTTTACTGAAATGAAAAAAATTATAATTTTGGGTAGTGGTCTTTTTGATTTGTTTTTAAAGGAACTTTTAAGGAAAAATAATAAATCTAGCCAAGACGTTGTTGATTACATACATAAATCTCCTTTGTTTATTCCTGAAAATAAAGAAATTTTATTTAAAGGAATAGATGCTTATTTAAAAGAAGATCATATAACTTCTGTACATTTACTTGTGCCGCAAATAGAGTCTGCTTTCAGAAATGCAGTTGAATATTCTGGCGGAAATGTTTTGCGCGAAAATAGATTTGATGGCTTTAACTACCAAACACTAGATGGTCTAATAAATAATGATAATATAAAGGAATTATTTCATGATGATTCTGAAACTATATTTTATTTTCGCTCGGTATTATCAGAGCCGAGAGGTTTAAATATTAGGAATGATGTTTGTCATGGGATTTTACGAGCAGATGATATAAATTTTTCACATTCTTTACTTGTTGTACACGTAATTCTATTGTTGGCTCAAATAAAATATTAA
- a CDS encoding pirin family protein, which translates to MHAYLHRSENRGHVKAGWLDTYHSFSFGSWYNPKYMGVSALRVINDDTVAAHNGFGTHPHDNMEILTCVLDGTISHKDSMGNEGQINAGEWQLMSAGTGVTHSEMNKHDKAVHLLQIWIQPNVQDAEPTYQQIQLNPKDHPNQWHLIAGDESAPMSIRQNAEVKTAVIEKDLHLEITARKKVNYVHVISGEVMIADHLVKAGDALLFDETGDCSKFCVST; encoded by the coding sequence ATGCATGCTTATCTACATCGTAGTGAAAACCGTGGTCATGTCAAAGCAGGTTGGTTAGATACCTATCATAGCTTTTCATTTGGTAGCTGGTACAACCCGAAATATATGGGTGTCAGTGCGCTACGTGTGATCAACGATGATACGGTTGCTGCACATAATGGTTTCGGTACCCATCCCCATGACAATATGGAAATCTTGACCTGTGTACTTGATGGCACCATTTCACATAAAGACAGCATGGGCAATGAAGGCCAGATCAATGCCGGTGAATGGCAGTTGATGAGCGCTGGAACTGGGGTCACCCACAGTGAAATGAACAAGCATGATAAAGCGGTGCATCTGTTACAAATTTGGATTCAACCCAATGTGCAAGATGCCGAACCAACCTATCAGCAAATTCAACTCAATCCGAAAGATCATCCAAACCAATGGCACTTGATCGCAGGTGATGAATCTGCACCGATGTCGATTCGCCAAAATGCTGAAGTGAAAACTGCAGTGATTGAGAAAGATCTGCATTTAGAGATTACAGCACGGAAAAAAGTCAACTATGTGCATGTGATTTCAGGTGAAGTGATGATTGCCGATCATTTGGTAAAAGCAGGTGATGCATTATTGTTTGATGAGACTGGGGACTGTTCTAAATTTTGTGTAAGTACTTAA
- the argG gene encoding argininosuccinate synthase, with translation MTDNATILQHVPVGKKVGIAFSGGLDTSAALLWMKQKGAEPYAYTANLGQPDEDDYDAIPKKAEQYGAVKARLIDCRLQLALEGIAAIQCGAFHISTGGVPYFNTTPLGRAVTGTMLVTAMKEDDVNIWGDGSTYKGNDIERFYRYGLLTNPALKIYKPWLDQTFIDELGGRAEMSQFLIDNGFDYKMSKEKAYSTDSNMLGATHEAKDLEYLNAGIKIVDPIMGVAFWKDDVEIQPEEVSITFEQGMPVALNGQRIEDPVEFILEANRIGGRHGLGMSDQIENRIIEAKSRGIYEAPGMALLHIAYERLVTGIHNEDTIEQYRINGLRLGRLLYQGRWFDSQALMLRETSQRWVAKAITGTVTLELRRGNDYTIMNTESPNLTYEAERLTMEKGDSMFTPMDRIGQLTMRNLDITDTRAKLGIYTETGLLAIGQGSAIPQLENKSK, from the coding sequence ATGACTGATAATGCAACGATCTTGCAGCATGTACCAGTAGGTAAAAAAGTTGGGATTGCCTTCTCTGGTGGTTTAGACACTTCAGCAGCTTTATTATGGATGAAACAGAAAGGCGCAGAGCCTTATGCATATACTGCAAATCTGGGCCAGCCTGATGAAGATGACTATGATGCTATTCCAAAGAAAGCTGAACAGTACGGCGCAGTCAAAGCTCGATTAATCGATTGTCGTTTACAACTTGCACTTGAAGGGATTGCTGCAATTCAATGTGGTGCATTCCATATCAGCACTGGTGGTGTACCTTACTTCAATACCACACCTTTAGGTCGTGCAGTAACAGGTACCATGCTTGTTACCGCGATGAAAGAAGATGACGTCAACATTTGGGGCGACGGTTCAACTTATAAAGGCAACGATATTGAACGTTTCTATCGTTACGGTTTATTGACTAATCCTGCGCTTAAAATCTATAAGCCTTGGTTAGACCAAACCTTTATTGATGAGTTAGGCGGCCGTGCCGAAATGTCGCAATTCTTAATCGACAATGGTTTTGACTATAAAATGTCAAAAGAAAAGGCGTATTCAACTGACTCAAATATGTTGGGTGCAACGCACGAAGCCAAAGATTTAGAATACTTAAATGCTGGTATTAAAATCGTAGACCCAATCATGGGTGTTGCATTCTGGAAAGATGACGTTGAAATCCAACCAGAAGAAGTGAGCATTACTTTTGAACAAGGTATGCCAGTTGCGCTGAATGGCCAACGTATCGAAGATCCTGTTGAATTCATTCTTGAAGCGAACCGTATTGGTGGGCGTCATGGTCTAGGGATGTCTGACCAAATTGAAAACCGTATCATCGAAGCGAAATCTCGTGGTATCTATGAAGCACCGGGTATGGCTTTGTTACATATCGCTTATGAGCGTTTGGTGACGGGTATTCATAACGAAGATACCATTGAACAATATCGCATTAACGGTTTACGTTTAGGTCGCCTACTTTACCAAGGCCGCTGGTTCGACTCACAAGCGCTCATGCTTCGTGAAACGTCACAACGTTGGGTTGCTAAAGCGATTACAGGTACTGTGACTTTAGAATTACGTCGTGGTAATGACTACACCATCATGAATACTGAATCTCCTAACCTCACGTATGAAGCTGAGCGTTTAACCATGGAGAAAGGTGACTCGATGTTTACGCCAATGGATCGTATCGGTCAGTTAACTATGCGTAACCTCGACATTACTGATACCCGTGCAAAACTCGGTATCTATACTGAAACAGGTTTGCTTGCAATTGGCCAAGGTTCTGCAATTCCACAGCTCGAAAACAAATCAAAATAA
- a CDS encoding LysR family transcriptional regulator, which translates to MNIDISDIRSFVTVAELKSITAAANKLNYLQSNMTAKIKKIENHYKRQLFIRKPKGVELTESGMNLYAQYKKMIFTWEETENKIYQQENVLRFGTNTSLGGMRFYPSFSQLYEAYPDLSITMKTGPTGYIEDEILAGNLDIAYALGHPKHRNLQYIQKAEDQLVIIGKNMINHDSMEECLNHQNILLASEQCCYATTLESIYTDYKLKKGELTHIYDHEALIHFTQLGMGISMIAKSLIEKYNIQYYRETPEQYRDIGLYLITRHDHVFTPIEKQFIGLNDSL; encoded by the coding sequence GTGAATATTGATATTAGCGATATCCGATCTTTTGTGACTGTGGCCGAACTAAAAAGCATTACCGCTGCGGCAAATAAGCTCAATTATTTACAGTCTAATATGACTGCCAAAATAAAAAAGATTGAAAATCACTATAAACGCCAATTATTCATTCGCAAACCCAAAGGTGTAGAACTGACTGAATCAGGCATGAATTTGTATGCTCAATACAAAAAAATGATTTTTACGTGGGAAGAAACTGAAAATAAAATCTATCAACAAGAAAATGTACTGCGCTTTGGCACCAATACCAGTCTAGGCGGTATGCGTTTTTACCCCTCTTTTAGCCAGCTCTATGAAGCCTATCCTGACCTTTCGATTACCATGAAGACAGGTCCAACAGGTTATATTGAAGATGAGATTTTAGCGGGCAATCTGGATATTGCCTATGCCCTGGGACATCCTAAACATAGAAATCTACAATATATTCAAAAGGCAGAAGATCAACTGGTCATTATCGGTAAAAACATGATCAACCATGATAGTATGGAGGAATGTCTGAATCATCAAAATATCTTGCTGGCGTCTGAACAATGCTGCTATGCCACAACCTTAGAGAGTATCTACACAGACTATAAGCTTAAAAAAGGTGAACTCACTCATATTTATGATCATGAAGCCTTAATTCATTTTACCCAATTGGGTATGGGCATCTCGATGATTGCCAAATCATTGATCGAAAAATATAACATTCAATATTATCGGGAAACGCCTGAGCAGTATCGGGATATCGGGCTCTATCTGATTACACGCCATGATCATGTGTTTACCCCGATTGAGAAGCAGTTTATTGGCTTAAATGATTCACTTTGA
- a CDS encoding DMT family transporter, with the protein MNIRVVSAIALLCLVWGSLWGLVKHSLQVFPAFLFISTRLILAALTLMLIQRILKKSILPQPAEWKPLIILSLLICFGFYATQTFAMQFVDSGLSAVLVFTMPIFIGVLAHYFLNERLNQQKVIGLVLGALGLIAILWPQLHHVHLNMSLLGQVLLIGSGFFWALSTVFIKKNFASYDKIKLTIWQLLLGGSLMFMMALCFEPVDAQVWLNPLNESALFYIAVIGTGFAFVLWNWIVSQVDTFVASISIMCIPILSLFFGSLIWHEPLSLNILIGAVLICLGIVMSSLKMKVQKDPLAYSGHQQH; encoded by the coding sequence GTGAATATTCGAGTCGTCAGTGCAATTGCATTACTGTGTTTGGTCTGGGGTTCGTTATGGGGCTTGGTCAAGCATAGTTTACAAGTTTTCCCAGCATTCTTATTTATCTCTACGCGATTGATTTTAGCGGCATTGACCCTGATGCTAATACAACGGATTTTAAAAAAATCTATTTTGCCACAGCCCGCTGAGTGGAAGCCTTTGATCATTTTAAGCCTGTTAATCTGTTTTGGTTTCTATGCCACCCAGACTTTTGCCATGCAATTTGTAGATTCAGGTTTATCTGCAGTACTGGTCTTTACCATGCCAATTTTTATTGGGGTATTGGCACATTACTTCTTAAATGAACGGTTGAATCAGCAGAAAGTTATTGGACTGGTTCTTGGAGCATTGGGATTGATCGCAATTCTCTGGCCGCAACTGCATCATGTGCATCTGAATATGTCATTGCTAGGACAAGTATTATTGATTGGTTCAGGGTTCTTTTGGGCATTATCGACCGTTTTTATCAAAAAGAATTTTGCGAGTTATGACAAAATCAAGTTGACCATTTGGCAGCTTTTGCTGGGTGGTAGTCTCATGTTCATGATGGCTTTATGCTTTGAACCTGTTGATGCTCAAGTTTGGTTGAATCCTTTAAATGAATCAGCACTGTTTTATATTGCAGTGATTGGAACTGGTTTTGCATTTGTGCTTTGGAACTGGATTGTCAGTCAGGTGGATACCTTTGTGGCTTCGATCTCAATTATGTGTATTCCAATTTTGAGTCTGTTTTTTGGCTCTTTGATCTGGCATGAGCCTTTAAGCTTAAACATCTTGATCGGTGCGGTGTTGATCTGTTTGGGAATCGTGATGAGTTCTTTAAAAATGAAAGTACAAAAAGATCCTCTTGCTTATTCAGGTCATCAGCAGCATTGA